A window of Aquitalea denitrificans contains these coding sequences:
- a CDS encoding MliC family protein yields MLKIRSVPIAVILLLLAPDLAHALNGSHSLGTGQDKARGGNTSGMRQAVPPVQPPIPTVQATDFDCNKPANAMEIMLCQDEGLIRLGNRLDKVYTQSMDKARQTSAGALSMSKLQQEQRHWARNLKDCMKNENPHMCLGDTYILRITELQASWELAPSLTPLHYLCGGGGNNDVLATFYRTKPATARLIRGKSQAILHQQELVTGGARYAGQNVEFTIRGKEASINWKGESLLCISQPEQ; encoded by the coding sequence ATGCTCAAAATCCGCTCCGTACCCATTGCAGTCATCTTACTGCTGCTTGCACCCGATCTGGCTCACGCCCTGAACGGTTCGCATTCGCTTGGTACCGGGCAGGACAAGGCAAGAGGTGGTAATACCAGCGGCATGCGCCAGGCTGTCCCCCCGGTTCAGCCACCCATTCCCACCGTGCAGGCCACCGACTTTGACTGCAACAAGCCGGCGAATGCCATGGAAATCATGCTGTGTCAGGATGAGGGGCTGATCCGCTTGGGCAATCGACTGGACAAGGTGTACACCCAGTCCATGGACAAGGCCCGGCAAACCTCGGCCGGGGCCCTGAGCATGAGCAAACTGCAGCAGGAGCAGCGCCACTGGGCGCGTAACCTGAAGGACTGCATGAAGAATGAAAACCCCCACATGTGCCTGGGGGATACCTACATCCTGCGCATTACCGAACTGCAGGCCAGCTGGGAGCTGGCCCCGTCGCTGACACCGCTGCATTACCTGTGTGGCGGTGGCGGCAACAACGACGTGCTGGCCACCTTTTACCGCACCAAGCCCGCCACCGCCCGCCTGATACGCGGCAAAAGCCAGGCCATCCTGCACCAGCAGGAACTGGTTACCGGCGGCGCACGCTATGCCGGTCAGAACGTCGAATTCACCATCCGCGGCAAAGAAGCCAGCATCAACTGGAAAGGCGAAAGCCTGCTGTGCATCAGCCAGCCAGAACAATAA
- a CDS encoding DEAD/DEAH box helicase — protein MSDLTFADLGLAQDLLRAVADTGYTVPTPIQAQAIPQVLQGGDLLAAAQTGTGKTAGFTLPLLQLLMGKPSRQAGKPRALVLTPTRELAAQVEESVREYGKYLPLKSMVMFGGVGINPQIAALRKPVDILVATPGRLLDHVSQRTLDLSVVEILVLDEADRMLDMGFIHDIRKVLALLPAKRQNLLFSATFSDEIKTLADKLLDQPKLVEVARRNTTNELVDQRVHLVDRDKKTDLLIKLIRDHNWYQVLVFTRTKHGANRLAEKLDKIGIPAAAIHGNKSQNARTRALADFKNSTLQVLVATDIAARGLDIDQLPHVVNFELPNVPEDYVHRIGRTGRAGSPGEAVSLVCVDEFSFLREIEKLTKQSIARFTVPGFEADLNVKPEPIPMGGNSGRGGRGQGGAGRQGQGARQSQGAGKPRHEQQAKPTGHGHRSPAGNPPRNKSAAPRQQAAAQPQGTRQPQAAKPASGQQQQRRSQPARQVSALLSPTKR, from the coding sequence ATGTCCGATTTGACCTTTGCGGATCTTGGCCTTGCCCAGGATCTGTTGCGTGCTGTAGCTGATACCGGCTATACCGTTCCCACCCCTATCCAGGCGCAAGCCATTCCCCAGGTATTGCAAGGGGGCGATCTGCTGGCCGCCGCCCAGACCGGTACCGGCAAGACCGCCGGCTTTACCTTGCCGCTGCTGCAGTTGCTGATGGGCAAACCGTCGCGTCAGGCGGGCAAACCGCGTGCGCTGGTGCTTACCCCTACGCGTGAACTGGCCGCTCAGGTGGAGGAATCGGTGCGTGAGTACGGCAAATACCTGCCGCTCAAATCCATGGTGATGTTTGGTGGTGTCGGCATCAATCCGCAGATTGCCGCCCTGCGCAAGCCGGTGGACATTCTGGTGGCCACCCCGGGCCGTCTGCTCGACCATGTCAGCCAGCGCACGCTGGATTTGTCTGTAGTGGAAATCCTGGTGCTGGACGAGGCCGACCGCATGCTGGACATGGGCTTCATCCACGATATCCGCAAGGTGCTGGCCCTGCTGCCGGCCAAGCGGCAGAACCTGCTGTTCTCTGCCACTTTTTCTGACGAAATCAAGACGCTGGCCGACAAGCTGCTGGATCAACCCAAGCTGGTGGAAGTGGCGCGCCGCAATACCACCAACGAGCTGGTGGATCAGCGTGTGCATCTGGTGGATCGCGACAAGAAAACCGATCTGCTGATCAAGCTGATCCGCGATCACAACTGGTATCAGGTGCTGGTGTTCACCCGCACCAAGCACGGTGCCAACCGTCTGGCAGAAAAGCTGGACAAGATCGGCATCCCGGCTGCGGCCATTCATGGCAACAAGAGCCAGAATGCCCGTACCCGCGCGCTGGCCGACTTCAAGAACTCCACCCTGCAAGTGCTGGTGGCCACCGATATCGCCGCCCGTGGCCTGGATATCGACCAGCTGCCGCACGTGGTCAACTTCGAACTGCCGAATGTGCCGGAAGACTATGTACACCGTATTGGCCGTACCGGCCGTGCCGGCAGCCCGGGTGAAGCGGTATCGCTGGTATGCGTGGATGAGTTCAGCTTTCTGCGCGAGATCGAGAAGCTGACCAAGCAATCCATTGCCCGCTTTACCGTGCCAGGTTTTGAGGCTGATCTGAACGTGAAGCCGGAGCCGATTCCCATGGGCGGCAACAGTGGTCGCGGTGGTCGCGGTCAAGGTGGCGCTGGCCGTCAAGGCCAGGGCGCGCGCCAGAGCCAGGGTGCCGGCAAGCCGCGCCACGAGCAGCAAGCCAAGCCCACCGGCCATGGCCATCGCAGTCCGGCTGGCAATCCCCCGCGTAACAAATCGGCGGCACCGCGTCAGCAAGCTGCCGCCCAGCCACAGGGCACCCGTCAGCCGCAAGCGGCCAAGCCGGCCAGCGGCCAGCAACAGCAGCGTCGCAGCCAGCCGGCACGTCAGGTGTCGGCATTGTTGTCTCCCACCAAGCGCTGA
- a CDS encoding substrate-binding periplasmic protein: MAIVLGSDDWPPYIGAGLPDYGILSRVVTAAFARGKVTVSYRFLPNNRSLQSARNGMVDGSLGWAPSTDRQQDLLYSQPVMSARMVFFQRKAHAVHWTQLSDLAGLRIGVTIGNYYSDEFDRLSRQGILHTDGVGDDLSNFRKLLARRIDLFPIEEEVGQFLLSRNFSPRETRQLERTQPFWMAPMHVVIWRRHPRGAELIARFNRGLLALQRSGDFDRMVRETRQACLRSSTQVPDRGE; the protein is encoded by the coding sequence ATGGCCATTGTTCTTGGCTCGGATGACTGGCCGCCTTATATCGGTGCCGGGCTGCCGGATTACGGCATCCTGTCGCGGGTGGTGACGGCTGCGTTTGCCCGCGGCAAGGTCACGGTCAGCTATCGCTTTTTGCCGAATAACCGCAGCCTGCAATCCGCCCGCAACGGCATGGTGGATGGCAGCCTGGGCTGGGCACCCAGCACGGACCGTCAGCAAGACCTGCTGTACAGCCAGCCGGTGATGTCGGCCCGCATGGTGTTTTTCCAGCGCAAGGCCCATGCGGTGCACTGGACTCAACTGTCTGATCTGGCCGGACTGCGTATTGGCGTCACCATTGGCAATTATTATTCCGACGAATTCGACCGGCTGTCACGGCAGGGCATCCTGCATACTGATGGCGTTGGCGATGATCTGAGCAATTTCCGCAAGCTGCTGGCGCGGCGCATTGATTTGTTCCCCATTGAGGAGGAAGTCGGCCAGTTTTTGCTGTCCCGTAATTTCTCACCCCGCGAAACCCGTCAGCTGGAGCGCACCCAGCCCTTCTGGATGGCCCCCATGCACGTGGTGATCTGGCGCAGGCATCCGCGTGGTGCCGAGCTGATTGCCCGTTTCAACCGCGGACTGCTGGCCTTGCAGCGCAGCGGCGACTTTGACCGCATGGTGCGGGAAACGCGCCAGGCCTGTCTGCGCAGCAGCACTCAGGTGCCGGACAGAGGCGAGTAA
- a CDS encoding TetR/AcrR family transcriptional regulator yields MRYDKQHKTAIRQRILDMATMRFRSEGIAAVGIANLMADLGLTHGGFYWHFKDKEDLVAQACRQAMEHTSQQWQHQIQQAETGQQRLAVAQHYLSIQHRDFPDTGCVAAALAGELSRHTAPARQAFTAGLQQQLDTLGQAAVQDGSVATSPFTPAVQLSLMVGALLLSRAVTDGELSARLLQEAEAMIAHYSPLSGT; encoded by the coding sequence ATGCGCTATGACAAACAACACAAAACCGCCATCCGCCAGCGCATTCTGGACATGGCCACCATGCGATTCCGCTCCGAAGGCATTGCCGCCGTAGGCATTGCCAACCTGATGGCCGATCTTGGCCTAACACATGGCGGTTTTTACTGGCACTTCAAGGATAAGGAAGATCTGGTCGCCCAAGCCTGCCGCCAGGCAATGGAACACACCAGCCAGCAATGGCAGCATCAGATACAGCAGGCCGAAACCGGTCAGCAGCGCCTGGCCGTCGCCCAACATTACCTAAGCATCCAGCACCGTGACTTTCCCGATACCGGCTGTGTTGCCGCCGCCCTGGCCGGGGAGCTGAGCCGGCATACCGCGCCGGCGCGGCAGGCTTTTACCGCAGGCCTGCAACAACAGCTGGATACCCTGGGCCAGGCAGCCGTGCAGGATGGCAGCGTAGCGACCAGTCCATTCACGCCAGCGGTTCAGCTCAGCCTGATGGTGGGGGCCTTGCTGCTGTCACGTGCGGTTACCGATGGCGAGCTGTCGGCCAGGCTGCTACAGGAGGCCGAAGCGATGATCGCCCATTACTCGCCTCTGTCCGGCACCTGA
- a CDS encoding sensor domain-containing diguanylate cyclase, which produces MIRSEQMVLKQRDFRHIVEHANDAIVVTEVLPHTEPGPRIVYVNHAFCRLCGYDRAEILGRSPRFLQGPQTDRSVLQTIRIAMEEARPIRLQLLNYHKSGRAYWVELSIMPLLDDAGSASHFVAIERDVTQWHSLHEALYLLAVTDELTGLFNRRMFVDVGNKFLNLARRHGTSLCVVMLDLDHFKLVNDCYGHQTGDQLLQLVGKVLEKGIRDSDVAGRLGGEEFGILLPDTAQQDALLVVRRIQTLLHSECRQTNLPAGAWVTVSIGLSMLGTADSRLDSILQRADQALYTAKERGRNRIEISS; this is translated from the coding sequence ATGATCAGGAGCGAGCAGATGGTGCTCAAACAGCGGGATTTCCGCCATATCGTAGAACATGCCAACGATGCCATCGTGGTGACTGAAGTGCTGCCGCATACTGAGCCCGGACCAAGGATTGTCTACGTCAACCATGCCTTCTGCCGGCTGTGTGGCTATGACAGGGCGGAAATCCTGGGTCGAAGCCCACGTTTTCTGCAAGGCCCGCAAACCGACCGGAGCGTGCTGCAGACTATTCGTATCGCAATGGAAGAGGCCAGACCCATCCGTTTGCAGCTGCTCAATTATCACAAGTCAGGGCGCGCCTACTGGGTTGAGTTAAGCATCATGCCCTTGCTGGATGATGCCGGCAGCGCCAGCCACTTTGTCGCCATCGAGCGGGATGTGACCCAGTGGCATAGCCTGCATGAGGCGCTGTATCTGCTGGCGGTTACGGATGAACTCACCGGCCTGTTCAACCGGCGCATGTTTGTTGATGTCGGCAACAAATTCCTGAATCTGGCCCGACGACATGGCACGTCCCTGTGCGTGGTGATGCTGGATCTGGACCATTTCAAGCTGGTTAATGACTGCTATGGTCACCAGACGGGAGACCAGTTGCTGCAGCTTGTCGGGAAGGTGCTGGAGAAGGGAATACGCGACAGCGATGTTGCCGGCCGGCTGGGTGGCGAGGAGTTTGGCATCTTGCTGCCGGATACGGCACAGCAAGATGCCTTGCTGGTGGTGCGACGCATACAGACGCTGTTGCATAGCGAGTGCCGCCAGACCAATCTCCCCGCCGGGGCGTGGGTAACGGTCAGCATCGGCCTGAGCATGCTTGGCACCGCCGATTCCCGGCTGGACAGTATCCTGCAGCGCGCCGACCAGGCCTTGTATACGGCCAAGGAGCGGGGCCGCAACCGCATAGAAATCAGCAGCTGA
- a CDS encoding helix-turn-helix domain-containing protein, with protein sequence MSSTAYPARPLVIYHSRSQQRITRMPVVQALLVAVIEGSKIIHTTAGELVCPAGQWLLLPAGQELTLTNQPDAHTGQYLALALAQDASWLQRFHSLYGHLLHEAAPGLPVLQPGSASQQAMQHLLAVQEGCDGPVDMALAEHAWQGLMLALLQQGQGRSILVLPAHDTRQQLQSLFSFDPAHRWTPAGVAQRLAMSEATLRRRLAAESVTFSGLLTEIRLAHALALVMTGHQSMLEVALAAGYQSPSRFAAAFRRRFGLTPSALRATRGSVSGMGDKLRAAGAPG encoded by the coding sequence ATGTCGTCAACTGCATATCCGGCCAGACCGCTGGTCATCTACCATTCCCGATCGCAGCAGCGCATTACCCGCATGCCGGTGGTGCAAGCCTTGCTGGTTGCCGTTATCGAAGGCAGCAAGATCATCCATACCACAGCCGGCGAGCTGGTTTGCCCTGCCGGGCAGTGGTTGCTGCTGCCGGCCGGCCAAGAGCTGACGCTGACCAATCAACCGGATGCCCATACCGGACAGTACCTGGCACTGGCGCTGGCGCAAGATGCCAGCTGGCTGCAGCGTTTTCACAGCCTGTATGGTCATCTGCTGCATGAGGCCGCGCCAGGCCTGCCGGTGCTACAGCCGGGCAGCGCCAGCCAGCAAGCCATGCAGCACTTGCTGGCAGTACAGGAAGGCTGCGATGGCCCGGTAGACATGGCATTGGCAGAACATGCCTGGCAGGGGCTGATGCTGGCCCTGCTGCAGCAAGGCCAGGGCCGCAGCATACTGGTATTGCCAGCGCATGATACCCGTCAGCAATTGCAATCCCTGTTCAGTTTTGATCCGGCACATCGCTGGACGCCGGCCGGCGTGGCGCAACGGCTGGCCATGAGCGAGGCCACATTGCGTCGCCGGCTGGCGGCGGAGTCGGTCACGTTCAGCGGTTTGCTGACGGAAATCCGCTTGGCGCATGCACTGGCGCTGGTCATGACGGGGCATCAATCCATGCTGGAAGTAGCACTGGCCGCGGGATATCAGTCTCCCTCCCGTTTTGCCGCCGCATTTCGCCGGCGTTTTGGCCTGACGCCCAGTGCCTTGCGTGCCACTCGTGGCAGTGTGAGCGGCATGGGCGACAAACTGCGCGCAGCAGGCGCGCCGGGATGA
- a CDS encoding YbhB/YbcL family Raf kinase inhibitor-like protein: protein MRDYVWTGLVLVALCSAAQAFELDSPDIKAGGNLSRLQEYQGFGCSGGNTSPALRWRDIPAGTRSLAVTVYDPDAPTGSGWWHWVVFNLPVASRGLPAGAGSADGHLLPAGAVQSRTDYGQAGFGGACPPQGDKPHRYVFTVHALKVEKLDLPADAMPALVGFMLHANSLGQASFTARYGRH, encoded by the coding sequence ATGCGCGATTATGTGTGGACCGGCCTTGTGCTGGTGGCCTTGTGCAGTGCTGCACAGGCTTTCGAGCTGGACAGCCCGGATATCAAGGCCGGGGGAAACCTGTCGCGGTTGCAGGAATACCAGGGTTTTGGCTGCAGTGGTGGCAATACCTCGCCAGCATTGCGCTGGCGGGATATTCCTGCGGGAACCCGCAGCCTGGCGGTCACCGTCTATGACCCGGATGCACCCACGGGCAGTGGTTGGTGGCACTGGGTAGTGTTCAATTTGCCGGTAGCAAGCAGAGGATTGCCGGCCGGAGCGGGCAGTGCCGATGGCCATCTGCTGCCTGCCGGTGCGGTACAGAGCCGCACTGATTATGGCCAGGCAGGCTTTGGTGGTGCGTGCCCGCCGCAAGGCGACAAGCCGCATCGCTATGTTTTTACAGTGCATGCGCTCAAGGTGGAAAAGCTTGATCTGCCGGCGGATGCAATGCCGGCACTGGTTGGATTCATGTTGCATGCCAATAGTCTGGGACAGGCCAGCTTCACGGCTCGTTATGGACGGCATTGA